A DNA window from Staphylococcus warneri contains the following coding sequences:
- the recQ gene encoding DNA helicase RecQ, giving the protein MMQETLSHYFGYDTFRPGQEEIISKIIDHRNVLGVLPTGGGKSICYQVPGLMLGGTTIVISPLISLMKDQVDQLKAMGINAAFINSSLTQKQQKEIEQDLISGHIQFLYVAPERFENQYFLSQLRKVNIRLVAFDEAHCISKWGHDFRPSYQNVIQKVFTLPQDFAIVALTATATAEVQQDIMDKLNIEANDEVKTSTKRRNLIFKVNPTYQRQKFVVDYVTEHDEEAGIIYCSTRKQVEELQEVLESHKVKCTIYHAGLTNKEREAAQNDFLYDRVNVVIATNAFGMGIDKSNVRFVIHYNMPGDLESYYQEAGRAGRDGLKSECILLFSERDRGLHEYFISVSQADDDYKEKMGEKLTKMLQYTKTKKCLEATIVHYFEPNEKLEECKQCSNCIQENKTYDMTREAKMIISCVARMRQQESYSVIIQVLRGETTDYIKYNDYDQLTTHGIMKSYTTSELSHLIDELRFKGFLNENDEILICDKSVKKLLNDDTKVFTTPFKQKSKEKVFINTVEGVDRALFSELVKVRKQLSDKLGIAPVSIFSDYTLEEFAKRKPESKQDMINIDGVGSYKLKHYCPQFLERIQSYKTSI; this is encoded by the coding sequence ATCATGCAAGAAACTTTATCGCATTATTTTGGCTACGATACGTTTCGTCCAGGTCAGGAAGAAATCATTTCAAAAATTATAGATCATCGAAATGTACTAGGTGTGTTACCAACAGGTGGCGGTAAATCGATATGTTATCAAGTACCTGGATTGATGTTAGGTGGAACGACAATTGTTATTAGTCCATTAATATCTTTAATGAAAGACCAAGTAGACCAATTGAAAGCAATGGGGATTAATGCTGCATTTATTAATAGTAGCTTAACTCAAAAACAACAAAAAGAGATTGAGCAAGATTTAATTAGCGGCCATATTCAGTTCTTATATGTAGCACCTGAACGTTTTGAAAATCAATATTTTTTAAGTCAATTAAGAAAAGTAAATATACGATTAGTTGCATTTGATGAAGCACATTGTATTTCAAAATGGGGACATGATTTCAGACCAAGTTATCAAAATGTGATTCAAAAAGTTTTCACTCTGCCACAAGATTTTGCGATTGTGGCATTAACAGCAACAGCAACAGCAGAAGTACAACAAGATATTATGGACAAGTTAAATATTGAGGCCAACGATGAAGTGAAAACGAGCACGAAGCGTCGAAATTTAATATTTAAAGTTAATCCAACATATCAACGTCAAAAATTTGTCGTAGACTATGTCACTGAACATGATGAAGAAGCGGGTATTATTTATTGTTCGACACGTAAACAAGTTGAAGAGCTACAAGAGGTACTTGAAAGTCATAAGGTTAAATGTACGATTTATCATGCTGGATTAACAAATAAGGAAAGAGAAGCTGCTCAAAACGATTTTCTATACGATCGTGTGAATGTCGTTATTGCGACGAATGCCTTCGGTATGGGAATAGATAAATCCAATGTCAGATTTGTTATACATTACAATATGCCGGGTGATTTAGAATCATATTATCAAGAAGCTGGACGTGCAGGTCGTGATGGCTTGAAAAGTGAATGTATCTTATTATTCAGTGAACGTGATAGAGGACTTCATGAATATTTTATATCAGTATCTCAAGCAGACGATGATTATAAAGAAAAAATGGGCGAAAAACTAACTAAAATGCTCCAATATACTAAAACTAAAAAATGTCTTGAAGCAACGATAGTCCATTATTTTGAACCTAATGAAAAATTAGAAGAATGTAAACAGTGTAGTAATTGTATACAAGAGAATAAAACTTACGATATGACGAGAGAAGCTAAGATGATTATTAGTTGTGTCGCACGTATGAGACAACAAGAAAGCTATAGCGTCATTATTCAAGTATTACGCGGTGAAACAACAGATTACATTAAATATAATGATTACGACCAATTGACTACTCATGGCATTATGAAATCATATACCACTTCAGAATTAAGTCATTTAATTGATGAGTTAAGATTTAAAGGCTTTTTAAATGAAAATGATGAAATACTTATATGTGATAAGTCAGTGAAAAAATTATTAAATGATGATACAAAAGTATTTACTACGCCATTTAAACAAAAATCAAAAGAAAAAGTGTTTATCAATACAGTAGAAGGTGTAGACAGAGCCTTATTTAGCGAATTGGTTAAAGTGAGAAAACAATTGAGTGATAAACTGGGTATTGCACCAGTAAGTATTTTTTCTGATTACACATTAGAAGAATTTGCTAAGCGGAAACCAGAATCTAAACAAGACATGATAAATATTGATGGTGTGGGAAGTTATAAATTAAAACATTATTGCCCACAATTCTTAGAAAGAATACAGTCATATAAGACAAGTATTTAA